ATATAAAGCATCAAATCAAAGTACTCTAAGAATGTTCCAGCTTGGAGGAGAACAGCAGATTGCTTCTGTTCACGGCCAAGAGATGAAAATATACCCATGATTCGTCCTTATATTTATTGTTGTATTATGGTGCTCTCTTTAAACAAAGTTATGAGAATCAACACCATGTAATAGGAAAGACTCACTAGCCTCTTCTTCTTTTAAACAAAAACGATATATCAATATCGTCGATAATACGCGCGCCTTAGAAGGCAACAACTCTCTTTCACCGTTCTCAAAATACCGAAGGGTGCTTGCGCTTATACCCGTGAGTTGCTCAAATTCTGCCCGAGAGAGGCCTAATTTTTTTCTAATTGAGTGAACCCTCTCACCTGGTTTTAAAGATATACTTTTTTTTGTCATTCTATTAAAACTTTTATATTTTGAACAGTAAATTTTCTTTTGTGAGTATCTTTTCTGTTCAATTTGATTGATGTGTCACATACTGCCAAGTTAATGCGTTAAATGGAATATATATTTCATAGGTGAACACCACCCTTTTAAATCCACAAAACCTCCGGTTGTATATTGATTTTTACTAAAAATATAAATTTCTATGCCATTTTTCTCTGTTGCGTCATAAAGACGCAACAACCCATTGTTCTTTACCGACAACACAATCCACATGAATAATCAACTTCTCGTTAGACTTACTACAAATTAAAAGTTACCTTGACTAAATCTCAAGAATTCTTTATCTTATTTTCTTTATTCATCAATCTTATTTTTAGTTTTAGAAGAGCGCCGTATCATGATTTTGAGAAATCTCATCCTTTCCGTTCTACAAGTTTGTTTTTTGTCTTTAACGACTCTAGCAGCTGAGGAAAATGGCACTCAAACAGTTGAATTTCATGAATATTCGAAAGAATATTTTATGTATGCAAATACACCTCAGCAACTTCTTGGACAAGTTCTTATTCCTAAAAAACCTCGTATTTTAGAAATTGGAGCCGCCCGCGGTTTTTTTATTGAAGAAACCTTGTTAACGGCTTCAGAAAATGAGAAAAAAGTAGAGTATGTTGCTGTTGAATTTAAGGAGTCCTGCCGTGCTACGTTGAGAAAAATATTTGAAAGTTTTTCAAATCACCCCTTTAATCATAAATGTGTGTTAGGTCTAAATCCCAATGTTGTTGACTATATACGCCGTAACCCGGCCAATAAAAAAGAATATTTCAGCTCAATTATCTCTTTCTATTCCCTCCATTGTCTGTGCCCTTCTGATTTAATGGAAGTCCTTCTCGCCTGTCAGGCCTTTTTGAAGCCCGAGGGGGACTTATGCTTAACGTTACAATGCCCCGAGGCATTGGAAACCGACTCATTAACAGAGACCTTAGTATCAGAATTTAAACGCGGCGATCTATTTCCTGGCTTCAACTATGACGAAACCAGAACCCTTGGGCAGATGAAAACTTTCTTAAGAGAAACTCTTGATTATCCTTTGAGTCACGCATTAGCCAGCAAAAAGGATTATCCAGACGCTCTCTCATTTGCTCATGATTTCGCCCCAATATCCCCAACGGTTCATGAATGTCAATGGACCCAGGCCATTTTAGAAGCTTGTGGCTTTGAGGTGAAAGTGTGCAAGGAGGTTACAGACACCTATCCTTCACGCCCGCTGGAAATTGATGAAGTGAGCAACGACGGAATCGAAACAAAGTACTTATACGTTGAAGCGCGTAAATCAAACAAGGGGCCAAAAGAAGAAGTTTTAAAGGGTTATCGAGAATCTGCTCGGAAAAAGGAGGAAAACCTCTTTGCTCTTTATAAAGCGCTCGTGTCCCCTTTAGAATAAGTATATTGAGTCATCGAGGGAACCATAGACTGTGACTTAACGTTGACAGAATTCACCCTTGGGGTGTTATATGGGGTGAGGTGTTATATGGGTTTGCAAACAACAAAAGGATTTTAAGATGCAAATTGCAATTGTGGGATCTGGGTATGTGGGCCTGGTTACGGGCGCGTGTTTTGCGGAATTTGGATACCATGTTACGTGCGTCGACAAAGACGTCAGCAAGATTGAGAATTTATGCAAAGGCATCATCCCGATCTATGAACCAGGGTTAGAATCTCTCGTCCAACAAACCCAAAAAGTTGGACGCCTTTCCTTCACAACGGATTTAAAAGAAGCTGTATCTAAAGCAGATGCCGTCTTTATAGCTGTAGGCACACCAAGTCGCCGGGGCGATGGACATGCTGACCTTTCTTATGTCTATGCCGCCGCCGAAGAGATCGGCCAAGCCCTCGAGGGATACACGGTCGTTGTTACCAAATCCACCGTTCCCGTTGGAACGTGTCGAAAAGTGTCTGAAATCATTTCACAAACCCTCCAGACCCTCCAGTCAAAAGCCGAGTTTGATGTGGCCTCCAACCCAGAATTTTTACGGGAAGGCTCTGCCATCAACGACTTTATGCGCCCGGATCGCGTTGTGATCGGGACCCAGAGTGATCCCGCCGGCCATGATCGCGCACGGGCCGTTCTCCAACAGCTGTATCGCCCCCTTTATTTAATTGAAACACCCCTAGTTTTTACCGGCATCGAAACAGCAGAGCTCATTAAATATGCCGCCAACGGCTTCCTGGCCATGAAGATCGCCTTTATCAATGAAATGGCAGATGTTTGTGAGCAAGTGGATGCGAACATTCAAGATTTGGCAAAAGCCATCGGTTTGGATGGACGCATTGGCCGCAAATTCCTTCATGTGGGACCTGGGTATGGCGGTTCATGCTTTCCCAAAGACACGCTTGCTCTTACCAAAACAGCACGAGATAAGGGCGCCCCAACCTCGATTATAGAGTCCGTTGTTAAATCCAACGACGACCGTAAAAAAGCTATGGCAAATAAAGTGGTTCAAGCTCTCGATGGTCCCACCAAGGGAAAGACCATTGCGGTATTAGGGGTCACTTTTAAACCAAATACCGATGACATGCGCGATGCCCCAAGTCTCACCATTATCCCGGCTTTGCAGGAAGCAGGCCTTAAAATTCAAGCTTATGATCCAGTAGGTCGGGAAGAAGCGGAAAAGCATTTGAGCAACATTAGTTGGGCAAAGAGCGCCTATGAGGCGATGAAAGGGGCCGATGCTGTCTTGATTCTCACCGAATGGAATGAATTCCGAGCTCTCGATTTCGGCAAAATGGCCGGATTTTTGAGTTACCCCCTCCTCATTGATTTGCGCAATATTTATCGCCCCGAAGAGATGATCGCGGCTGGTTTTGACTATGTCTCGATTGGTCGCCCGACCATTTATGGCGCTGAACTTGCATCCCAAAGGGCAACGTCCGTTGCATGAAGGCCAAGCTTCAAAGAGAGACCTCATGACCCTTCACACATTCAATCCTGCCATTATGCGAGAATACGACATTCGCGGAGAAGTGAACAAAACCTTGTTCGAAGCGGATGCCTTAGCTCTTGGAAGAAAGTTCGGCATTACCTTATCTCAGAGCTTGAAAAAGAATGTATGTGTGGGAAGAGATGGTCGTCTCACCTCCCCCACCTTAACTTCTGCCCTTATTGAGGGATTGCTGGAAAAGGGAATGGATGTCACGGATCTCGGAATGGGTCCCACACCGATGACCTATTTTGGCTTGAAGAAGCTTGGATTTGATGCGGCCATCATGGTCACTGGCTCCCACAATCCTGCACCTGACAATGGTTTTAAAATGGCGTTGCAAAATCGCCCCTTTTTTGGAAAAGATATTCAAGATATTGCAAAGATCGATGAAATGATCAACGTCGGGCCCTCAGGAACGCTCCTTACTCAAAATGTAGCCGACCAATATGTTGAGCGCCTCCTCCAAGATTACGAGCCTCCCGTTGTAAGCATTGACCACCCTTTAAAAATTGTATGGGATGCAGGCAATGGCGCTACCGGTGACATCTTGAAAGAGCTCACCAAGGGCATCGCCGGAGAGCATATTCTTCTGAACGAGAAAATTGATGGAACGTTTCCAGCCCACCATCCGGACCCCACGGTAGCCGAAAACCTAGTCCAACTGA
This sequence is a window from Alphaproteobacteria bacterium. Protein-coding genes within it:
- a CDS encoding helix-turn-helix domain-containing protein; the protein is MTKKSISLKPGERVHSIRKKLGLSRAEFEQLTGISASTLRYFENGERELLPSKARVLSTILIYRFCLKEEEASESFLLHGVDSHNFV
- a CDS encoding UDP-glucose/GDP-mannose dehydrogenase family protein, with product MQIAIVGSGYVGLVTGACFAEFGYHVTCVDKDVSKIENLCKGIIPIYEPGLESLVQQTQKVGRLSFTTDLKEAVSKADAVFIAVGTPSRRGDGHADLSYVYAAAEEIGQALEGYTVVVTKSTVPVGTCRKVSEIISQTLQTLQSKAEFDVASNPEFLREGSAINDFMRPDRVVIGTQSDPAGHDRARAVLQQLYRPLYLIETPLVFTGIETAELIKYAANGFLAMKIAFINEMADVCEQVDANIQDLAKAIGLDGRIGRKFLHVGPGYGGSCFPKDTLALTKTARDKGAPTSIIESVVKSNDDRKKAMANKVVQALDGPTKGKTIAVLGVTFKPNTDDMRDAPSLTIIPALQEAGLKIQAYDPVGREEAEKHLSNISWAKSAYEAMKGADAVLILTEWNEFRALDFGKMAGFLSYPLLIDLRNIYRPEEMIAAGFDYVSIGRPTIYGAELASQRATSVA